In one Arthrobacter jinronghuae genomic region, the following are encoded:
- the hrpA gene encoding ATP-dependent RNA helicase HrpA yields MALTISYPEQLPVSERREDIMAAIAANQVTVIAGETGSGKTTQIPKMCLELGLAENGLIGHTQPRRLAARTVAERIASELDVELGEEVGFQVRFTGETGRKTKVKLMTDGILLAEIRHDPKLKKYSTIIIDEAHERSLNIDFILGYLRRLLPQRPDLKVIITSATIDPQRFAEHFALNGTPAPIIEVSGRTFPVEIRYRPLNQPADGGSDEDGMDDELEEDRDPVDAVCDAVDELSREAPGDVLVFFSGEREIRDAAEALRSSVSRNPRLANTEILPLFARLSLAEQHKVFSPGRNRRIVLATNVAETSLTVPGIKYVIDTGTARISRYSHRTKVQRLPIERISQASANQRSGRCGRVSDGIAIRLYSQEDFESRPEFTDPEILRTNLAAVILQMAAMGVAKGPKDVADFPFVQPPDSKAINDGAVLLRELGALHPQGGITEVGRKLSQLPVDPRLGRMIVEAGNRGCTKEVMVLTAALTIQDPRERPSKDDPARAQKAAETHKRFVDENSDFTGFLNLWRYVEEKQKELSSSAFRRLCKNEFLNFLRIREWQDLFAQLRQLAKPLGITLAPEPVDPVGKYREIHMSLLAGLLSHIGLYDQRKREYAGARGTRFAVFPGSALFKKSPDWVMAAELVETSRLWARVAAKFDPLWAEEVAPHLVKRSYSEPHWSKSRGAVMAYEKVTLYGVPVVPQRSINYGRIDPVLSREMFIRHALVEGDWRTHHKFFHRNQALLAEVEELENRVRRRGLRVDDETLFEFYDERVGADVVSERHFDKWWKHARHENPSLLDFDPDALRTDDAEGLDENDFPKSFFYGSFELPLTYEFTPGVPSANDGVTVEVPVLFLNQLTPGPFTWQIPGLRAELITALIKSLPKAVRKNFVPAPDVARSAAAALAADFDPASDELEPSLELVLRRLKGSIIPPGSWNWDAVPGHLRMTFTVVDSAGRVLDEGKDLAALQESLAPATRRAIAESLGATPSTVQPRGPKGPNGKGKAGTGNGSNNGSATGSSVAEQTGLTEWSIGTLEKQVQRLVAGHTVTGYPALVDEGSTAGVRIFQSAGEQQAAMRAGVIRLLVLRVPSPAKYVLEHLSNTEKLTFSQNPHGSVAALIEDCTLAAVDKLTPEKLPWTRAEFDALYETVRAELIDTVFTVTAIVEKILASTRRITKALKGTTSLALISALNDIRAQLDALVYPGFVARTGYAQLMHLPRYLAGIERRLEKLPGNVQRDGLSMAVVHRLEDEYDDAVAALAPGRGTPPELAEVRWLIEELRISFFAQELGTARTVSEKRIRTALNSALAPA; encoded by the coding sequence ATGGCACTGACAATTTCCTATCCCGAACAGCTGCCCGTTTCCGAGCGCCGCGAAGACATCATGGCAGCGATTGCCGCCAACCAGGTCACCGTCATCGCGGGCGAAACCGGGTCCGGAAAAACCACGCAGATTCCGAAGATGTGCCTGGAACTGGGCCTGGCCGAGAACGGCCTGATCGGGCACACCCAGCCCCGGCGGCTTGCCGCGCGCACCGTCGCCGAGCGGATCGCCTCCGAGCTCGACGTCGAGCTCGGCGAGGAGGTGGGCTTCCAGGTCCGCTTCACCGGTGAGACCGGCCGGAAAACCAAGGTCAAGCTGATGACCGACGGCATCCTGCTGGCCGAAATCCGGCATGATCCGAAGCTGAAGAAGTACAGCACCATCATCATCGATGAGGCCCACGAACGCAGCCTGAATATCGACTTCATCCTCGGGTACCTGCGCCGGCTGCTGCCCCAGCGCCCGGACCTGAAGGTCATCATTACCTCGGCCACCATCGATCCGCAGCGGTTCGCCGAGCATTTCGCGCTCAACGGCACCCCGGCGCCCATCATCGAGGTGTCCGGCCGGACCTTCCCGGTGGAGATCCGCTACCGCCCGCTGAACCAGCCGGCGGACGGTGGCAGCGATGAAGACGGCATGGACGACGAGCTGGAAGAAGACCGGGACCCGGTGGACGCCGTCTGTGACGCCGTCGACGAGCTCTCCCGCGAGGCGCCCGGCGACGTCCTGGTGTTCTTCTCGGGCGAGCGGGAAATCCGTGATGCCGCAGAGGCCCTGCGTTCCTCCGTTTCGCGCAATCCCCGGCTGGCCAATACCGAGATCCTGCCGCTCTTCGCGCGGCTTTCCCTGGCCGAGCAGCACAAGGTCTTTTCCCCGGGCCGGAACCGCCGGATTGTCCTGGCCACCAACGTTGCCGAGACCTCCCTGACGGTCCCCGGCATCAAATACGTCATCGACACCGGCACGGCCCGCATCTCGCGCTATTCCCACCGCACCAAGGTCCAACGGCTTCCGATCGAGCGGATCTCCCAGGCCTCGGCCAACCAGAGGTCAGGCCGCTGCGGACGCGTTTCCGACGGCATCGCCATCCGACTGTATTCGCAGGAGGACTTCGAGTCCCGGCCCGAATTCACGGATCCCGAAATCCTGCGCACCAACCTCGCCGCCGTGATCCTGCAGATGGCGGCCATGGGCGTGGCCAAGGGGCCCAAGGACGTTGCCGATTTCCCGTTCGTCCAGCCGCCGGATTCCAAGGCAATCAACGACGGCGCCGTGCTGCTGCGCGAACTCGGGGCATTGCACCCCCAGGGCGGAATCACCGAGGTAGGCCGCAAGCTGTCGCAGCTTCCGGTGGATCCCCGGCTGGGCCGGATGATCGTTGAAGCCGGCAACCGCGGCTGCACCAAGGAAGTCATGGTGCTCACTGCCGCCCTGACCATTCAGGATCCGCGCGAGCGTCCCTCCAAGGATGATCCCGCCCGGGCACAGAAGGCCGCCGAAACGCACAAGCGGTTCGTGGACGAGAACTCGGACTTCACCGGCTTCCTGAACCTGTGGCGCTATGTGGAGGAAAAGCAGAAGGAGCTCTCCTCCTCGGCCTTCCGCCGACTGTGCAAGAACGAGTTCCTGAACTTCCTGCGCATCCGTGAATGGCAGGACCTGTTTGCCCAGCTGCGCCAGCTGGCCAAGCCGCTGGGAATCACGCTCGCCCCGGAGCCGGTGGACCCGGTCGGCAAGTACCGGGAGATCCACATGTCCCTGCTGGCCGGCCTGCTCAGCCACATCGGCCTCTACGACCAGCGCAAGCGCGAATACGCCGGTGCACGCGGTACCCGGTTCGCGGTGTTCCCGGGCTCTGCGTTGTTCAAGAAGTCCCCGGACTGGGTGATGGCCGCCGAACTCGTGGAAACCTCGCGCCTGTGGGCGCGGGTGGCAGCGAAGTTCGATCCGCTGTGGGCCGAGGAAGTGGCCCCTCACCTGGTCAAGCGCAGCTACAGCGAACCGCACTGGTCCAAGAGCCGCGGAGCCGTGATGGCTTACGAGAAGGTCACCCTCTACGGCGTACCCGTGGTTCCGCAGCGCAGCATCAACTACGGCCGCATCGACCCGGTGCTCTCCCGCGAGATGTTCATCCGCCACGCCCTGGTCGAAGGCGACTGGCGTACGCACCACAAGTTCTTCCACCGCAACCAGGCACTGCTGGCCGAGGTGGAGGAGCTGGAGAACCGGGTCCGGCGCCGCGGGCTGCGCGTGGATGACGAAACCCTCTTCGAGTTCTACGACGAGCGGGTGGGCGCCGACGTCGTGTCCGAGCGGCACTTCGACAAGTGGTGGAAGCACGCCCGGCACGAAAACCCGTCCCTGCTGGACTTCGACCCGGACGCCCTGCGCACGGACGATGCCGAGGGACTCGACGAGAACGACTTCCCGAAGTCCTTCTTCTACGGCTCCTTCGAGCTCCCGCTCACCTACGAATTCACCCCCGGTGTGCCCTCCGCCAACGACGGTGTCACCGTGGAGGTGCCGGTCCTGTTCCTGAACCAGCTCACCCCCGGACCGTTCACCTGGCAGATCCCGGGCCTGCGCGCCGAGCTTATTACGGCCCTGATCAAGTCCCTGCCCAAGGCGGTGCGGAAGAATTTCGTCCCGGCGCCCGACGTCGCCCGCTCGGCTGCCGCTGCGCTGGCTGCGGATTTCGACCCGGCGTCGGACGAGCTGGAACCGTCCCTGGAACTGGTGCTTCGCCGGTTGAAGGGATCCATCATTCCTCCGGGTTCCTGGAACTGGGATGCCGTGCCGGGCCACCTGCGGATGACGTTCACCGTGGTGGATTCCGCCGGCCGGGTGCTGGACGAGGGCAAGGACCTGGCGGCACTGCAGGAGTCCCTGGCCCCGGCCACGCGCCGCGCCATTGCGGAATCCCTCGGCGCCACGCCGTCCACCGTGCAACCGCGCGGCCCCAAGGGCCCCAACGGCAAGGGCAAGGCCGGCACCGGAAACGGCTCGAACAACGGCTCAGCCACCGGTTCCTCCGTGGCAGAGCAGACCGGCCTGACCGAGTGGAGCATCGGCACCTTGGAGAAGCAGGTCCAGCGGCTCGTGGCCGGCCACACCGTGACCGGCTACCCGGCGCTGGTGGACGAAGGCAGCACCGCCGGCGTGCGGATCTTCCAGAGCGCCGGCGAGCAGCAGGCCGCCATGCGCGCCGGCGTCATCCGGCTGCTGGTGCTGCGCGTGCCCAGCCCGGCCAAGTACGTGCTGGAGCACCTGAGCAACACCGAAAAGCTGACCTTCAGCCAGAATCCGCACGGGAGTGTGGCCGCGCTGATCGAGGACTGCACCCTGGCCGCGGTGGACAAGCTCACGCCGGAGAAGCTTCCGTGGACGCGGGCCGAGTTCGACGCACTGTATGAAACGGTGCGGGCCGAACTGATCGATACCGTCTTCACCGTCACGGCGATCGTGGAGAAGATCCTGGCCAGCACCCGGCGGATCACCAAGGCGCTCAAGGGCACCACTTCACTGGCCTTGATCAGTGCCCTGAATGACATCAGGGCGCAGCTGGATGCCCTGGTGTACCCCGGTTTCGTGGCCCGCACCGGATATGCGCAGCTGATGCACCTGCCCCGCTACCTGGCCGGCATTGAACGGCGGCTGGAGAAGCTTCCGGGCAACGTGCAGCGGGACGGCCT